From the genome of Salvia splendens isolate huo1 chromosome 7, SspV2, whole genome shotgun sequence:
CAGCTCATTCTCAATTCCTTTCCACGAATTGCTCTAATTTTCTTCCAAAGACTTTCCAGTGTAAATGGGAATGTCAATTTTCTTCACCgagtataaataaattatgtggttttattttctttcaaacTTTCCTTTTATTCAAAACGGAGGTTTCGTGATAGATTTAGTAGTGCCCAAACACTACTAACCTTGAACCCATGATTGTTGGGGATTTAATAATCAATGTTAAAGGAAGTTTGTCATCAAGAAAGCaagtttaaaaattaaaaaggagtGTTCACATCATCGGaatataatattttcaattGACGCACGAAGCACAAAATAAATCTTACTACAATGTAAAAATATGGTACTGACATTGAATACTAGCAAATTGCATAATGCAAAACCTATCTATGAAAAAATATACCTATTTATTTGTCACTTGTTCACATGTACTTATCAAGGAAATTGATATTCATATAGATTGGTCATAGAGAAAAAGATGTTTATCTTTGTATTTAGGGAAACACTTTTAGAAGACCTTTTCTTTGTCAAACTCATAGTGCTACTGATTTGAATTATATGACTTGATACATGCAACTTGCAACTAATGTCATAGATGCAGTGTATTAtagatatttttttgttttcatttaatattttacTATAGATGATCTCTTATATTTTTCATTACGTTGAGAAAGGCAAGTTGCAAGTGAGCTAACCCCacataataatatatttctatcatatcgaatatgatattgttatgtGTTATATAGACTATAGTACtaaaaaaatatctcaatcaAACATCATATCATGTTTTATCTCATTAGTCATTTGTTCATAAGCTATGATAAATTTAAAGACAAATtctacaatattaaaataaacaGTATTAAATACGTTAATTGTTTGTATAAATATGTTATTATTTGTCCCACAAATGGGTTGTTGGTCGTTTACTAGGTTTTCTTATTGGTTCATTTAGCCTTCttctttataaaaaaatcaagaaaattaatAGTATACATATGAATATTAGCTTTAATTGTTATAAAAATATGATGAatagtatattatatttttctcataataataattattttaaaaatgatattacaaatataaaatcCAAATTCAAGAAATTCGTATGTGCTCAATTAAACTAGCGCTATATATCGAAGTGTTcagtaaaaatataaatttaatctaAGTGATAAAATGACAAGAGCTTGGCTTGTTACCACACCCAATTAATATCCATAGTCTTTGCTTAATTCAAACTTTTGAAGTCCCAAGCTACCGAATGTTAAACTGAAAAATATCTTAATTAAGTTCAATTACTGAGGggaaatttgaataaaatttattcCTACAACCGTGTGAATATTCATAATGGGAACGATTAATTTAGTcgaaatataattattatttcatAATAGACCACAATAATGTATTTTTGCTTTCGTCAAGAAGCGTACATGAACCAACGTCACGAAACCAATCAAGttgaaaataaatagtaaataaaatccaatgtGAAACAAATTGTGTTCAGATTATACCAAATTTGGAGTAggaatttttttgtttattgtctcgacaatttttaatttaaccggatatagtaattaatatttttaaaggtGATTTTGTTTGTATGCGGCTGCtgcattattatattaattgtatggttcattcattcattgagatttacaaaaaaataaaaataaacccCCGCCTTCTGATGACTTTAGATGGGCACATCtaccttttaatttttatattcaattttatggagtatataatttaaaGATAAATCTTTTGATAATTAATGTTTTGCATTATATAATTAACTTTTACAATATTCCAATAATTTTCACCTGGTAAATTTATTCATCTTAATTAGATCGTTTTGTGTAAGTTAAATACTCCTAATTGTATGGTCTTCATGTCAATACTTAATATGTTTGAAACAGAATGTTTGACAAATTACTTATCTATTTATATGGTATACATAGTACCTTCTTATCATATGGGACAAATAACATAAATTTGGTTGACGAAAGTCAACATATTCTATAGAAAATTATGACTTAGAAAGAATTGAAAGAAAAGAAGttatctttctttattttctgttttatttttccttttttatctaCATATCTCTACCCCAAAAAATTAGTTGTAATAATACCCACTAAATTATGATATAGCTAGATTTTCGTGTTTATGAATGATCTCCATATTAGATTTTTAGTGTTATTGTTTGGGATTTGGAATTCTTCTCTGTTGGGTTGGGGGTCTTTAGGTCACATATTTTCGTTTTGATGGTCAAATGAATCACGTTAGGATAAAATAAACTTGATCTAACAAGGAATATCTCAAGGGTCTCATAACTTGCTTTATTAGCAATAtttgtataaaaaatataacaaatgtgaaataattaaaatacgtTTTTTTACAAGGGTAGCAAGTTGCACACATGTCGAAGTTTTGATTCGTTCTTATGCAATAACCTCCAAatgtatataattttatatacaCTTAAAAAATCAAGTATGACAGACTCGACTTATATAATGCGCTTGTAAAGTTTGACCTGAGAGCTGTGGGGATAAGGGACCATTTAATATTTGTTTGATGTAATTAAATCTTTAACACAGTAGATTCTCCCTAATTACATTATTATACCATGTTCACAACATTAATCCATTATCCGTAATTATATAATTAGTCGTttaaaagggaaagaaaaaacAATAAGAGGCGCCAATTTACAATGATGAGTCGTCATAAAGATATTCCTCAATACAAATATTTTCAttcaaggaaaaataaaactCGAGCCATTTACACAAAATGAATCAATCTATACTATTTCACAAGAATTTAGTACACTGTCACCACAGTTTTATGTCCAAAAATTCGTCTCCAAACGATTGATGAGACCAGAAATTCAAATTCCCTTCGAAATCCGAAGAATTTGAGCTGCAAAAACTGTTGCCATCATCCGAAGAATTAGGGCTACCATTCTGCATTTCATGGAATAAAAACTCGAAATCGCAAAACTGATCCTCCACCGGAAATGGAGGCAAATTGGAACTAATTGAATCGTGAATCGAAACATCTTCTTGAGCTCGAGTGAATTTATGTAAATCTGCAATGGGGCTAAGAGCATCGATATTTGCAAATTCTTGCTGATGATCATCTTTTGTCACACAAgaggaagatgatgatgatgatgatggagcTCGGCCTTGTCGGCCGCGCTTCTTTATGTGGGCGTGCCAATAGTTCTTGATCTCGTTGTCAGTTCGCCCAGGAAGCTTTCCAGCAATGGTTGACCACCtgcaataataaaaaatggagCTATACTAGTTAGTGAAAAgtgctttttttaaaaaaaataaaaatatgtgtgagGATTAGTTTAGTTTGAGTTTCTTACTTGTTTCCTAGTTTGTTATGCATTTTGATGATGAGATCCACTTCTTGTTTTGTGAATTTTCCCCTTTTTAGACCTGGTTTGAGATAGTTCACCCATCTCAATCTGCAACTCTTTCCACATCTTGACAATCctgaaagaaattaatttgCTAACACATGAGAAAGAGAAATTTGACCTAATAAATGTCGTAAGATTAGGGATGAAATTCAGTGAGAATGAAAGTTAGGGTTAATCGAATCGAAAGTGGTCGGAAAATGGACTGACCGGCTAAGGACGGGACAAGGCGCCAGTTGTCGTGGCCGAATTGCATAACAAAAGACCTTAATCTTTCATCCTCTTCTTTATTCCAAGCACCTCTCTTCATGCCTTTGCTGTCGAAAGTAGGTggttttaccatttttagtcttgccttgaacctCGAAACTAGACAAGTCCACTCCTATTTATGGTCATGGGGGAGTTTAAATTCGGAAATAACATAGGAAACCCCAATTTTAGGAATAGAAAAATGTTGCCTAAGTAGAGACACgctattgaaaatttgaaatggaTGAGTGAGGAAATAAGGTGTGGGGTAAGATAGAGCACAAAGACTATCAAAAGTGATGTACCCcaaaaattaatggaatgtaTAGGTTGGTTGTCTATTTGGATATTATGATTAAGAATAATTGTATTTAATTATGACTGTTGGCATGAATTTTAACAGATGTTCAATAGTAAATGTGTAATTAGTGAAAAAAAGAGCTCACACTTGGTCATTTTTTATGTAAGTAAatttataaaagtaaaaaaaaaattagggaTGGTAACGGGGCAGTTATCAAAAATGGAATGGAGGATTGATAAATGAATAAAAGCATTATTTTATGATAATTTGGTGATTGCTGTATATATTTGTGAGTCATTAGCCGCGTGACGTGCATAACTTTAATAAATGGGGTATATCTTAAACATATATAGATCAACATTTTGTCGTTTTAAAGAATTTCAGATACAAAAAGATtcttattttatactcctattgaaataaaaaatttatagtaatacacacttttataataatatttatatttcattggCATCGaagtattaaatattaaaaaatcacaatatttCATAGTTTAAGGAATTATCATTTCACAAAAAAAAGTATGTCCAATCATCAAGTTGACTTGATATGACgtcattttacaaaaaaaaatgtatagGATAACTAGATACGGATGATTTGGAAACTTGGGGATTTTTAATTGCTAAGAATTAATCATTATGAggtaattttaatatttatagaattatatCAGTATTACAAGTTGCTAAttatctatttatatataatatggcGAATTTTCAGTGCTGATTCAACTTCACATGGTCATTTGCCAAAAAAGGAAGGTAACGATCTATCTGGAATTTTTTAATGTTAGTGGGCTTTCAGTTGAGAAATCTAAAATTCAAAATGTTGGTTAATGTTTGTCTATTTGATGTAATGGATAACAGTTGTAATATCGTTTattagtataaaacgaattttgtttataaatataGTAAATAATCTAGGATATAAAAGTTT
Proteins encoded in this window:
- the LOC121741101 gene encoding transcription factor MYB10-like, encoding MVKPPTFDSKGMKRGAWNKEEDERLRSFVMQFGHDNWRLVPSLAGLSRCGKSCRLRWVNYLKPGLKRGKFTKQEVDLIIKMHNKLGNKWSTIAGKLPGRTDNEIKNYWHAHIKKRGRQGRAPSSSSSSSSCVTKDDHQQEFANIDALSPIADLHKFTRAQEDVSIHDSISSNLPPFPVEDQFCDFEFLFHEMQNGSPNSSDDGNSFCSSNSSDFEGNLNFWSHQSFGDEFLDIKLW